A region from the Vicia villosa cultivar HV-30 ecotype Madison, WI linkage group LG3, Vvil1.0, whole genome shotgun sequence genome encodes:
- the LOC131660151 gene encoding phosphoglycerate mutase-like protein 1, with translation MPITLLSPPNTLILFNNSTLVPTRISQSRHRAPQRSSHSLRISCSTASDMDTSSGQGILYPLHRTKTLHLVRHAQGFHNVEGDKDPKAYLSYDLFDASLTPLGWKQVDNLKEHVKGSGLSERIELVIVSPLLRTMQTAVGVFGGGECTDVIDATPLMNQNVGDSSRSAISSQNSPPFTAVELCREHLGVHPCDKRRDITEYKNMFPAIDFSLIESDDDILWKPDIREKNEEVAARGLKFLEWLWTRKEKEIAVVTHSGFLFHTLSAFGNDCHPNVKSEICTHFANCELRSVVIIDRGMIGSNESSTNFPGKIPHGLDLPSDVADEKHAANEPTK, from the exons ATGCCTATAACTCTTCTATCTCCTCCAAATACCCTTATCTTATTCAACAATTCCACTCTTGTCCCTACACGTATTTCACAATCTCGCCACCGCGCACCCCAACGTTCTTCCCATTCACTTCGCATCTCTTGTTCAACCGCATCTG ATATGGATACTTCCTCGGGTCAAGGCATTCTTTATCCATTGCACCGTACTAAAACTCTTCACCTG GTTAGGCATGCCCAAGGGTTTCACAATGTTGAAGGTGACAAGGACCCTAAGGCGTACTTATCTTATGATCTTTTTGATGCAAGCCTGACCCCTCTAGGCTGGAAACAG GTTGATAATCTGAAAGAGCATGTTAAGGGAAGCGGTCTTTCCGAAAGAATTGAACTCGTTATTGTTTCCCCCTTGTTAAG GACCATGCAAACAGCAGTTGGAGTCTTTGGTGGTGGGGAATGCACTGATGTGATTGATGCCACTCCTCTGATGAATCAGAATGTGGGGGATAGCTCTCGTTCTGCAATTTCTAGTCAGAATTCGCCACCATTTACAGCAGTAGAGCTTTGCCGAGAGCATTTG GGGGTGCATCCTTGTGATAAGAGAAGAGACATCACTGAGTACAAGAACATGTTTCCAGCAATTGATTTTTCACTG ATTGAGTCTGATGACGACATTTTGTGGAAACCTGATATTCGAGAGAAGAATGAAGAAGTTGCTGCCAGGGGACTGAAATTTTTGGAATG GTTGTGGACTCGTAAAGAAAAAGAGATTGCTGTTGTTACTCACAGTGGTTTTCTATTTCATACTCTAAGTGCTTTTGGAAATGATTGCCATCCAAATGTGAAGAGTGAAATCTGCACACA CTTTGCTAATTGTGAGCTGCGTTCAGTGGTTATCATCGATAGAGG GATGATTGGATCAAATGAGTCCTCTACCAACTTTCCTGGCAAGATTCCACACGGCCTTGACCTTCCCAGTGATGTTGCTGACGAGAAACATGCTGCGAATGAGCCAACTAAGTAA